In Parus major isolate Abel chromosome 8, Parus_major1.1, whole genome shotgun sequence, a single window of DNA contains:
- the GLUL gene encoding glutamine synthetase — MATSASSHLSKAIKHMYMKLPQGEKVQAMYIWIDGTGEHLRCKTRTLDHEPKSLEDLPEWNFDGSSTYQSEGSNSDMYLRPAAMFRDPFRKDPNKLVLCEVFKYNRQSAESNLRHTCRRIMDMVSNQHPWFGMEQEYTLLGTDGHPFGWPSNGFPGPQGPYYCGVGADKAYGRDIVEAHYRACLYAGVKIGGTNAEVMPAQWEFQVGPCEGIEMGDHLWIARFILHRVCEDFGVVVSFDPKPIPGNWNGAGCHTNFSTKSMREEGGLKHIEEAIEKLSKRHQYHIRAYDPKGGLDNARRLTGFHETSNINEFSAGVANRGASIRIPRNVGHEKKGYFEDRRPSANCDPYAVTEALVRTCLLNETGDEPFEYKN; from the exons ATGGCCACCTCAGCGAGCTCCCACCTGAGCAAAGCCATCAAGCACATGTACATGAAGCTGCCGCAGGGGGAGAAGGTCCAGGCCATGTACATCTGGATCGACGGCACTGGGGAGCACCTCCGCTGCAAAACCCGCACGCTGGACCACGAGCCCAAGAGCCTGGAAG ATCTCCCTGAGTGGAATTTCGATGGCTCCAGCACCTACCAGTCCGAAGGCTCCAACAGTGACATGTACCTGCGACCTGCTGCCATGTTCCGGGACCCTTTCCGCAAGGACCCCAATAAACTCGTTCTCTGCGAGGTCTTCAAATACAACCGCCAGTCTGCAG AGTCAAATCTCCGGCACACCTGCAGGAGGATTATGGACATGGTGTCCAACCAGCACCCCTGgtttgggatggagcaggagtACACTCTCCTGGGGACAGATGGACATCCATTTGGCTGGCCTTCCAATGGCTTCCCTGGACCCCAAG GTCCCTATTACTGCGGTGTAGGGGCGGACAAAGCCTATGGCAGGGACATTGTGGAGGCCCACTACCGAGCGTGCCTCTATGCCGGCGTGAAAATCGGAGGAACCAACGCAGAAGTGATGCCAGCCCAG TGGGAGTTCCAGGTGGGACCATGCGAAGGGATTGAGATGGGGGATCACCTCTGGATCGCGCGCTTCATCCTGCACCGGGTGTGCGAGGACTTCGGGGTCGTGGTGTCCTTCGatcccaaacccatccctgggAACTGGAACGGTGCTGGCTGCCACACCAACTTCAGCACCAAGAGCATGAGGGAAGAAGGAGGTCTCAA GCACATCGAGGAGGCCATCGAGAAGCTGAGCAAGCGCCACCAGTACCACATCCGTGCCTACGACCCCAAGGGGGGGCTGGACAATGCCCGGCGCCTGACCGGCTTCCACGAGACGTCCAACATCAACGAGTTCTCGGCCGGCGTGGCCAACCGCGGCGCCAGCATCCGCATCCCGCGCAACGTGGGCCACGAGAAGAAGGGCTACTTCGAGGACCGCCGGCCCTCTGCCAACTGTGACCCCTACGCTGTGACAGAGGCCCTGGTCCGCACGTGTCTCCTCAACGAAACCGGGGATGAGCCTTTTGAGTACAAGAACTAA